AATGCAATGGCCGCCCCAGGTCTGCATCATGGCCTTGCGGTAAGGCTTCTGATCGAAGCTGATGCGCACCATGAACACTTTGCAGGTCAAGCCGTATTGGGCGCAGGCAAAGGACAGCGCGCTGCCCCACTGGCCGGCTCCGGTCTCGGTGGTAATGTTTTCGATGCCGAAAACCTTGTTGTAATAGGCCTGGGGTACGGCGGTGTTGGGCTTGTGGCTGCCCGGCGGGCTCATGCCCTCGTTTTTGAAATAGATCTTTGCCGGTGTACCCAGCGCCTTCTCGAAGGCCGTGGCCCGGGTCAGGGGCGCCGGACGCCAGATGGAAAGAACGTCCAGAACCGCTTCGGGAATATCGATCCAGCGCTCGGTGCTGACCTCCTGTTCGATCAGGTTCATGGGGAAAACCGGCGCCAGCATATCGGGGCTCACGGGGTTTCCGTCGGGCCCTAAAGGCGGGTTCATCTTAATGTCCGCCAAAATGTTGTACCATTTTCTGGGAATCTCGTCCTTGGGCAGAATGAAGCTCTTGGTTTGCATGCACGTCCTCCTTGATGATCGATAGAAAGTCCGGCGCCAAGCCGGAAAAAGCTGGCCACTGCAGCCGAAAATGGATACCCATACAAAAACGACCCTGGTTGTACGCCGCATCGCATGTTTCTGTCAATAGAAATACCAGCGCCAAATCATATGAAAAAACAGATAAAATGACCTTGACTGTTAATTTTTCGTACTGGTATTGTGAGCCTTTCAACGACAAACGGAGGACGCCATGAATCGACGGGAGTTTTTCAAATACCTGCTGACCGGCATCCTGGCAACGGGTGCCATTGTATCGGCAACCGGCTGCATGGCACCGTTGGTGAGCGCCACGGCGAGGGACAAAAGTGCCGGCGATCCCTGGCAGTGTATGAATTGCGGCCATCTCACCCGCTCCAAGGAAGATCTTTCCGGAACCCGGTGCCCGCGCTGCACCCAGCGGATGCTCAAAAAAATAACTGAAGAAGAAATGGCTCTGGCCTTAAAGAAGCTGAACGCATGACCACTATAGACCCATCGGGGAAATCGACAACGTCTCCCCGCTTTCCGAACTGCACCGAATTGAATCCGCCGTTTTTTCTCAAGCCGACCGGCGTCCAGACCGTTCTGGCCAGCGCCAAGTTTCGGACCATGGGGAAAAACCCCATGGTCGATGCCGCCCGTGAGGTGATTCTCACCACCACCGAAGGGGTGCGCCTGCTGGGTTATGTCAGCCGACAGCCCCATCCCCACAATAAGGGAATGGCCATTCTCATCCACGGTTGGGAAGGCAGTTCGAACTCGACCTACGTCCGCACCACCGGCCGCGCCCTTTACCGGCAAGGTTTCGACGTCTTCCGGCTGAACTTGCGCGACCACGGCCCCAGCCATCACCTCAACACCGGCCTCTTCTACGCGGTGCTGCTGGACGAAGTCTTCGACGCCCTGCGCCAGATCTGCACTGCAGAGGACGGCAAACCGGTTTTTCTGGCCGGCTTCTCATTGGGCGGCAACTTTGCATTGCGACTTGCCCGCAAATGCGCCCGGGAGCCCATTAAAAACCTGAAGCAGGTGGTCAGCATCAGCCCGGTAATCGATCCGGACAAGGCCACCGACCGCATCGACAACACCCGGCTGATCCTGAAATACTTCCTAAAAAAGTGGCGCCGGTCCCTGTCTATCAAGCAGGGGCTCTATCCGGACCGCTACGATTTTTCCTCCCTGATGGATATCGACAACATTCGCGAAATGACCGAGCGGCTGCTGGCCCGTTACAGCGAGTATGGCAGCGCTCGCGATTATTTCAAAGGCTATACCCTGCTCGACGGCGATCTTGCCACCATCGACGTACCCACCATCATCATCACCGCCAAAGACGACCCCATCATTCCTGTCGAGGATTTCTACCATCTGCACACCAGCGACGCCACCCGTCTGTTGGTCCAGCCCTATGGCGGACACAACGGTTTCCTGGAGGGATGGCGGTTGAACGGGTGGTATGAAAAGGTAATGGTGGAGGCATTTCAACGGGCCACCTGAAGCGCGTTCCGTTTTCAACCTTGTTAGGAGAAAGAGAGGAGGATGAAATCCTCGCCCTATGCCGGGAGCATCTGGCGGCCTTCAAGGTGCCCAAGAAGGTGGTTTTCCTCGATGCACTCCCCAAAACGCCTACCGGAAAAATCCTGAAACGGGATATGTGGCAGACCTACAAAGGGTTGTTTTCGAAATAAGCGGCGTCCTTTTCATATGAATATAGAAGCTATCTCAAAAATAAGATTGCGGTTCAAGATCAAGGCGGATTCGCGTTTCGAACCGCAGGCATATTAGCAATATGTTGAGGATTTGAAACGCGAATCCAACACCGATATTGGGCCGGAAGATATTTTTGAGATGGCTTCTAAAAAAGGGCCGGGCACAGCGCACTGTGCCCGGCCTTTTTTTTGTAAATTATCCTTGCCAACACCGGTATCATGATGGCGCTGGCCCACCGTCTTCTCTTCTCGTTTCTCGCTCAGCCTGCCGGGGGCAGCACTAAAAACTGTTGTCCCCGTCCAGCAGTCCGCCGAGGGATCCCAGCAGGGAACCTTCACCGCGGCTGCCGCCCTTTTGCGGTGCCGCCTGAAGCATGCGACCGGCCAGTCGCGAAAAAGGCAGGGACTGGAGCCATATCTTGCCCGGACCTTGGAGTGTGGCAAAAAAGAGCCCTTCGCCGCCGAACAGGGCCGTCTTGATGTTTCCGGCCTGGCGGATGTCATAATGCACGCTCTGTTCCAGGGCCACGATGCAGCCGGTATCCACATCCAGAACCTCGCCCGACTGAAGCTGGCGTTCCACGACGGTACCGCCGGCGTGCACGAAAACCATGCCGTCGCCTTCCAACTTCTGCATGATGAAGCCCTCGCCGCCGAACAAACCAGTAAGAATTTTCTTCTGCATGTGGATTCCGATGGAAACGCCCTTGGCCGCACACAGGAAGCTGTCTTTCTGGCAGATCAGGCAGCCGTTGACGCTGGGCAGGGGCACGGGAATGATATTGCCCGGATAGGGAGCCCCGAAAGCCACATGGGCCTTTCCCTGTCCCGTGTGGGTGAATACCGTCATAAAGAGGCTTTCACCGGTAATCAGCCGTTTGCCGGCGCCCATCAGCTTATCCATGAATCCCCCTCCGCCACCGGAAGGCGCCGATCCGTCACCGAAAACGGTCTGCATGTCAACGTCGCTGCCTTTGTACATCATGGCGCCGGCTTCGGCCACGGCACTTTCGCCGGGGTCCAGTTCCACTTCCACAAACTGCATCTCGGCGCCGAAAATCTTAAAGTCGATTTCGTCGGCTCCCGATCGGGCTGCGGCGGCGGGAACCGGCGGTGCCGGTACCGGCACCCCGGATGCCGGATTGAGTTCGGCGATGCTGGCAATGGGCTGCCAGTCGGCAAATCCATCCCGCCAGGCATGGCCGTTGGGGTTCTGCCGGGCCTGGGCCACGGCCTGAGCAAGATCCAGGGGGCCTACCTGATTACCGTCAACGCTCAAATACCATTGGGTCATGTTGCATTCCTCCTTATTCGAGTTCCAGACTTCGCTCGATTTGCTCCACCGTTTGGCCGTCAAGATTCATCCTGCCGGCCAAAGCTTCCATGTACTGCCGCTCTTCTTGTGTATCCACCTCGATGGCCATCAGCGAAACGGTGTAGACCTGGCGGGCCAGCTCCGGTGAATGGACGCCTGCGACAATGGTGTCCAGATCCGCCGGAGAAAACAATTCCCGGGTGACAAAGGCCTGCTCCTCGGGTGACAGGTCGACGGTCCGCAGCCGCTCCAGAATCGCGTTGCGCTCCGTTTCGTCGATGGTGCCATCGGCATTGGCGGCGGCGATCATGGCCCGAATCAGAAGCACCGCGTCCGTGTCGTCGGACGCTTGGACGGCAGATGGCAAAGGGGGCGGCGCAGCGGCCTTGCCCGGCATGGGAGGCGGCGGAGGCGCTGTCGACGGGCCGCGCGGCGTCGGCGGGGGCGGTGGGGGTGCGCCGGGCGGCAGGGGCGATGCGCCGGCATTTTTGGGTTTGTTCACGAAATGCTCAACCGCCTCCATGGCGACTCCCAAGGCGCCGAGGGCCACGCCGCCGGACACCAGACTGCCGATACCACCGCGCCTGCCGCGGGTACTGCTGCGAATCAGGCCACCGAGAAGTTTTTCCGGATTAAACATAATGGTTCTCCCTTTTTGCATGGTCCGATGCAGGTTTCACTCAAATTCTGAATGAGGGGCGGCGGGCTGTCAAGGAGATTTTGGCTGTCCTGCCGGACCGTTGTTTTAGAATTGCAAGGTGTGGTATCCTCATCAAAACCGCTATCGGCAAGGCAGCCGGAAGGTACGCGTTCACGGGGTTGAAACGCTCGGACGGTATGCGTTTACAGGGTGCCGTAGATGCAAGGCGCCGGGCATGCAGACGTACCCTTTCGTACTTCAAATGCCCGGGAACACCGCAGATGCGGTGCCCTGTGAACGCCGGCATGGAAACGGGCAGCTCGTAAAGGAGGACAATGAAAACGGATTTCACTTTTCATCCCATCGGCGTGATCCGTTCATGCTTCACCGAAAAATTCGGCATTCCCCGCCAGCC
This window of the uncultured Desulfosarcina sp. genome carries:
- a CDS encoding TIGR00266 family protein — its product is MPVPAPPVPAAAARSGADEIDFKIFGAEMQFVEVELDPGESAVAEAGAMMYKGSDVDMQTVFGDGSAPSGGGGGFMDKLMGAGKRLITGESLFMTVFTHTGQGKAHVAFGAPYPGNIIPVPLPSVNGCLICQKDSFLCAAKGVSIGIHMQKKILTGLFGGEGFIMQKLEGDGMVFVHAGGTVVERQLQSGEVLDVDTGCIVALEQSVHYDIRQAGNIKTALFGGEGLFFATLQGPGKIWLQSLPFSRLAGRMLQAAPQKGGSRGEGSLLGSLGGLLDGDNSF
- a CDS encoding tellurite resistance TerB family protein, whose amino-acid sequence is MFNPEKLLGGLIRSSTRGRRGGIGSLVSGGVALGALGVAMEAVEHFVNKPKNAGASPLPPGAPPPPPPTPRGPSTAPPPPPMPGKAAAPPPLPSAVQASDDTDAVLLIRAMIAAANADGTIDETERNAILERLRTVDLSPEEQAFVTRELFSPADLDTIVAGVHSPELARQVYTVSLMAIEVDTQEERQYMEALAGRMNLDGQTVEQIERSLELE
- a CDS encoding alpha/beta fold hydrolase — translated: MTTIDPSGKSTTSPRFPNCTELNPPFFLKPTGVQTVLASAKFRTMGKNPMVDAAREVILTTTEGVRLLGYVSRQPHPHNKGMAILIHGWEGSSNSTYVRTTGRALYRQGFDVFRLNLRDHGPSHHLNTGLFYAVLLDEVFDALRQICTAEDGKPVFLAGFSLGGNFALRLARKCAREPIKNLKQVVSISPVIDPDKATDRIDNTRLILKYFLKKWRRSLSIKQGLYPDRYDFSSLMDIDNIREMTERLLARYSEYGSARDYFKGYTLLDGDLATIDVPTIIITAKDDPIIPVEDFYHLHTSDATRLLVQPYGGHNGFLEGWRLNGWYEKVMVEAFQRAT